A segment of the bacterium genome:
ACTATTCTTTCTGAGGGTGGTCTGGTAGCTCATATCAAAAAGCATGGAGACTTTGAATTATAGGATTTTCACAGGTCAAGATGGAACTAAAGGTCTATTATGAGGATACAGATGCGGGTGGCGTGGTCTATTATGCCAATTACCTGAGATACTTCGAGCGGGCCAGGACGGAATATTTACAAGAAAGAGGGATTTCTCTTTTAGATTACCATTCCCAGGGGATACTCTTTCCAGTAGTCAGGTTAGAGATAGATTACAAGTCTCCGGCCAGATATGGAGAATTGCTTGAGATAGGCACCAGGATGACCCACCTCAGCCGGGCCAGTTTCACTCTGGAGCACACGATCAAGAGCAAATCTGATCAACGGGTCATTGTTTGGGGGATAACCCGGATAGCCTGCTTGAATAAATCCGGCCGGCCCGTAAAATTACCGGCGGAATTGAAGTCTACGATTATCTCCTGAACTTAGCTTCTCGGTGGTATAGCTAAGTGCATACAGAAGAGAGTGTTCACGAAACCATCCTCACAGGTCTTACTTGCCGCTCTCAGCCCCGATGCCTTCCAGTTCCCTCAAGATGAATTCCAGGGCGGCCTCGATTTTATCGTCTGGCAGAATTTTAATCCCGGCGGTCAACTGTTCGATCTCTGCTTCCTGGCATCCGAGGTTTTTAGCGGCCAAAAAGGTATCTACCTCTCCCTCTTCTTCCGGTAGCAGACCACAGGCGCCAACCGCGCCGAAGAATTCTCCCTTCTTGAAAATCGGCACCACCATCTTTATCATTCCCAGGTCGCATTCCTGGACTTGTGGTTGGCAGCTTTTTTTAGCCATAGTGGCGATAACCTGGTGGGCCAGGCCGCAGATAGCGGAACTGGTTGAGGGACTGCTCATTATAAGCTTACAGAGTTCGTTGGCAAAGGATTCAGGCGGATAGAGAGATTTATTTCCCGAATCATATAAAAGGGTAGTCAGACCGGTCAGTCTATGCAGTTTTCCTAAAAGTTCCTTCCAGAACTCCAGCGGGGCCAAATCGGTTGGTTTCAAGAGATACCTCCTGTTGCTATTTAGAGAGACGTTCGTCCTCTGCCTGGAAATATATCATAGGGGCACTTCTTGTGTCAAGCCTTTTTCGGTGATGATCATCGTTTCGGCCAGTCGGGACAGAGTCCGCTGTCTACACTGTCCACCCCGTCCACACAGTCCACCCCGTCCACTCTCCGTCCATAGAGGGCCACTGGCCGGCTATTGACCGTGAACAGTGGACCATCTTAGAGTAGCCGAAACGATGACCATCGTCGACCGCGTAATAGGAGGAAGATTTGAAGAGACGGGTGTTTAAGGTCTTATTTGTAGCTGTATTTACCACTATGGTGGGGATGGGAATAATTGTTCCCCTCATGGGCATCTATGCTGAAGAATTGGGGGCAAAGGGGGTCTACCTGGGCCTGATTTTTGCTGCCTTCGCTTTATCGCGCGCTGTTTTCACTCCCCTGATCGGAAAGCTTTCCGACTATCGGGGCAGGAAGGTCTTCATCCTGACCGGGCTATCTTTTTATACCCTTTTCTCTCTGGCTTATGCCCTATGTAATTCAGTGGCTTTATTGATCAGCGTTCGCTTTCTCCACGGTATGGCTTCGGCGATGATCCTTCCGGTAGCCACTACCTATATTGGTGAAATAGCCCCGCCGGATAAAGAGGGAGAATACATGGGCACCTTTATCACTTCTCTTTTCCTGGGGATGGCTGCTGGGCCTTTGATCGGTGGGACATTGACCGACCTCTTTGGGATGAATTCTGCCTTTTACCTTATGGGGGGGCTGAGCGGGCTTACGACCTTGTTTATCCTGAAATTTCTCCCTGAAATCACCCCATCCACTAAGAGAAAAAGACCCGAAGGCCTTGGTCAGATATTACAAAACAATGTAGTC
Coding sequences within it:
- a CDS encoding MFS transporter, encoding MKRRVFKVLFVAVFTTMVGMGIIVPLMGIYAEELGAKGVYLGLIFAAFALSRAVFTPLIGKLSDYRGRKVFILTGLSFYTLFSLAYALCNSVALLISVRFLHGMASAMILPVATTYIGEIAPPDKEGEYMGTFITSLFLGMAAGPLIGGTLTDLFGMNSAFYLMGGLSGLTTLFILKFLPEITPSTKRKRPEGLGQILQNNVVKALMLFRGINAVGLSAVMAFLPLFAGSIKVKPSQIGLIISLNVLLTAILQRSFGKMADRFNKINLIILGSLVVGTALFIIPMTTNFRELLLASIIMGLGSAMAIPASLALATRVGKEKGIGSVMGLFNTAMSLGNVFSPLLSGLVMDLLNLPCVFFTSSGLVFLSTVIFFFLTREGRG
- a CDS encoding YbgC/FadM family acyl-CoA thioesterase, translated to MELKVYYEDTDAGGVVYYANYLRYFERARTEYLQERGISLLDYHSQGILFPVVRLEIDYKSPARYGELLEIGTRMTHLSRASFTLEHTIKSKSDQRVIVWGITRIACLNKSGRPVKLPAELKSTIIS
- a CDS encoding PocR ligand-binding domain-containing protein; protein product: MKPTDLAPLEFWKELLGKLHRLTGLTTLLYDSGNKSLYPPESFANELCKLIMSSPSTSSAICGLAHQVIATMAKKSCQPQVQECDLGMIKMVVPIFKKGEFFGAVGACGLLPEEEGEVDTFLAAKNLGCQEAEIEQLTAGIKILPDDKIEAALEFILRELEGIGAESGK